A genomic region of Alicyclobacillus sp. SO9 contains the following coding sequences:
- a CDS encoding LysR family transcriptional regulator yields MHLESHRVFRTAIEYGSITKAAQLLHMTQSTASRHLQALEDEYGGLLLERSATGLSLTTLGRTLYPYVCDMLNCHDNAKDALSRLRSEGGGISVGATLTIGEYLLPEILGGVLRMHPQAEIRMRIANTADVLDDLVRHRIDVALIEGLVDSVNDLKVDPWREDELVLLCGREHVFAQRESIQLEDLVGQPILLREEGSGTRQVTEAALEEAGILSSLTIAMELGSTEAIKSAVEQGLGIAFLSKLASTRDFQAGRLKEVSIQDFRISRFLYVVERQERYEKYLVKDLLTLLYQRQV; encoded by the coding sequence ATGCACTTAGAGAGTCACAGAGTCTTCCGTACCGCCATTGAGTACGGAAGTATTACAAAGGCAGCCCAACTTCTGCATATGACCCAGTCCACGGCAAGTCGGCATCTGCAGGCACTTGAAGATGAGTACGGCGGATTACTGCTCGAACGCAGTGCTACCGGTCTGTCACTAACTACCCTTGGGCGAACTCTGTATCCCTATGTTTGTGACATGCTCAACTGTCACGATAACGCGAAGGACGCACTTTCGCGTCTGCGCAGTGAAGGCGGTGGAATTTCCGTTGGTGCCACCCTGACCATTGGAGAGTATCTGTTGCCGGAAATTCTGGGCGGCGTACTGCGGATGCACCCCCAGGCCGAAATTCGAATGAGAATTGCCAATACGGCTGATGTCTTGGACGATCTCGTTCGCCACCGCATCGACGTCGCCCTCATCGAGGGACTGGTTGATTCCGTCAATGACCTGAAGGTGGATCCGTGGCGAGAAGACGAACTCGTACTCTTGTGCGGGCGTGAACATGTGTTTGCACAGCGGGAGTCCATTCAACTGGAAGACCTGGTTGGTCAACCCATCCTCCTTCGTGAAGAAGGATCAGGCACAAGGCAGGTGACAGAAGCCGCTCTCGAAGAGGCCGGGATATTGTCGTCGCTCACGATTGCCATGGAGCTCGGCAGCACAGAAGCGATTAAATCAGCAGTGGAACAGGGCCTTGGAATTGCATTTCTATCCAAGTTGGCCAGCACTCGGGATTTCCAAGCCGGACGTCTCAAGGAGGTTTCCATTCAAGATTTTCGAATTTCTCGGTTTCTTTACGTAGTTGAACGGCAGGAACGGTATGAAAAGTACCTTGTGAAGGATTTGCTCACACTCCTTTATCAGCGTCAGGTTTGA
- a CDS encoding Rrf2 family transcriptional regulator — protein sequence MQYSVGVEYALHCLTYLIDLPSGSSISIKDLATYQGVSETYLSKSFTKLAKAGIIRSMPGVKGGYQLARGPEHISFWDVVEAIEGSTPIFQCQEVRQNCVLLQGEEMPDYIRCAPCAIKVVMTDAEEQMRQYLKGKSLAWLQKELNEKIPRERQEATSRWFQQAIIRR from the coding sequence TTGCAGTACAGTGTCGGTGTCGAATATGCACTCCATTGCTTAACATATCTCATCGACCTCCCAAGTGGGTCAAGCATCAGTATCAAGGATCTCGCAACTTACCAGGGCGTCTCGGAGACGTATCTATCGAAGTCTTTCACTAAATTGGCAAAAGCAGGTATCATTCGCTCCATGCCAGGTGTTAAAGGTGGTTATCAGCTTGCAAGGGGTCCTGAGCATATTTCGTTTTGGGACGTCGTCGAGGCCATTGAAGGTTCAACGCCCATCTTTCAATGTCAGGAAGTCAGGCAAAATTGCGTGTTGTTGCAGGGTGAAGAGATGCCAGATTACATTAGATGCGCTCCCTGTGCCATTAAAGTGGTTATGACTGATGCGGAGGAACAAATGAGACAGTATCTGAAGGGGAAGTCTCTTGCTTGGTTGCAAAAAGAATTAAATGAAAAAATCCCCCGTGAGCGTCAAGAAGCTACATCGCGCTGGTTTCAGCAGGCAATCATACGGCGGTGA
- a CDS encoding helix-turn-helix domain-containing protein: MNEFFTVDQFAQVLHMHPRTVRRYIREGQLRATKVGREWRIRKEDADMFMGGNAKELHDNAIDDVQSYIDGFNGQVTGKLQVCAVLDCHVDDKEEAFEIAKIVMRHMNEDHDYGPAKSQYFYDKDTKKGRYILWGNPTFIGRILSSVGEFTNQS; this comes from the coding sequence TTGAACGAATTCTTCACGGTTGATCAATTTGCACAGGTACTCCACATGCATCCAAGAACGGTTCGACGCTATATTCGAGAAGGACAACTCAGAGCCACTAAGGTGGGCAGAGAATGGAGAATTCGAAAGGAGGATGCAGACATGTTTATGGGAGGAAATGCGAAAGAGTTGCACGACAACGCTATCGATGACGTACAATCGTACATTGACGGTTTTAACGGACAAGTAACAGGAAAACTTCAAGTTTGTGCCGTTCTCGATTGCCACGTAGATGACAAAGAGGAAGCATTTGAGATAGCCAAGATTGTCATGAGACATATGAATGAAGACCACGATTACGGTCCAGCGAAATCACAGTACTTCTACGATAAGGACACCAAAAAAGGACGCTACATCTTGTGGGGTAACCCAACTTTTATTGGGCGGATTTTGTCTTCAGTCGGCGAGTTCACAAACCAATCATAA
- a CDS encoding DUF2164 domain-containing protein, translated as MVLLKLSPEQRRSLIESIQSYFETERSEEIGELAADNLLDFMIKHLGPFIYNRALDDARGVVMDQMERVEEEVYALRRPVEGTR; from the coding sequence ATGGTACTGCTTAAATTGTCTCCTGAACAAAGGCGTTCTTTAATTGAAAGCATTCAGTCCTACTTTGAAACAGAAAGATCAGAAGAAATCGGCGAACTGGCTGCAGATAATTTGCTGGATTTTATGATAAAACACCTTGGACCGTTCATCTACAATCGGGCGCTGGACGATGCCCGGGGTGTCGTGATGGACCAGATGGAGCGGGTCGAGGAAGAAGTCTACGCATTGCGCCGTCCGGTAGAAGGCACCAGGTAA
- a CDS encoding MBL fold metallo-hydrolase: MPTETFESKWSFQGTAREVQCHTLGGGHTASDSLLYLPNERICFVGDLIAIQNHMLVVDGDIHYWISILEKLNQWDIDTIVPGHGPVGGKQWISQAQVYLQHLLDQVNTLKQEGRSTKELSSTVMPEAYQEWSAKELYTKNLQHLGENIS; the protein is encoded by the coding sequence TTGCCCACAGAGACGTTTGAGTCTAAGTGGTCATTCCAAGGGACTGCCCGTGAAGTACAGTGTCATACTCTTGGCGGCGGACATACTGCATCTGATTCACTTCTCTATTTACCCAATGAAAGAATCTGTTTTGTTGGTGATTTGATTGCTATCCAGAATCACATGTTGGTAGTAGACGGAGATATTCACTATTGGATTAGCATTCTCGAGAAACTGAACCAGTGGGACATTGATACAATTGTCCCGGGACACGGACCTGTTGGAGGAAAACAATGGATCTCGCAAGCGCAGGTCTACCTCCAGCATCTGTTGGACCAAGTGAACACGCTGAAACAAGAGGGGCGTTCGACGAAGGAATTGAGTTCTACTGTTATGCCTGAAGCTTACCAAGAGTGGTCTGCTAAGGAACTGTACACTAAAAATCTTCAACATCTAGGTGAGAATATAAGTTGA
- a CDS encoding MBL fold metallo-hydrolase — protein MTVSKVKETTKHFTVYLVADGVYAAIANQGTGAMANAGFVDTGESVVVFDSMNTQQAAAELRQVATVLTGKPISHLINSHWHGDHVRGNQAFRDVDIVASNQTRELMQEIHPARIAKQQTGIQEFKDYVLHSKQNAGS, from the coding sequence ATGACGGTATCTAAAGTTAAGGAAACAACTAAGCATTTTACGGTGTATCTAGTCGCCGACGGGGTGTATGCAGCCATCGCCAATCAGGGAACTGGAGCAATGGCGAATGCTGGATTTGTCGATACTGGAGAAAGCGTCGTAGTGTTCGACTCCATGAACACACAGCAAGCAGCTGCCGAGCTGAGACAAGTAGCGACTGTGTTGACAGGAAAGCCAATATCGCATTTGATCAACAGCCATTGGCACGGAGACCACGTTCGTGGAAATCAAGCATTTCGTGATGTCGATATTGTGGCTAGTAATCAAACAAGAGAGTTGATGCAGGAGATTCATCCCGCACGTATAGCTAAGCAGCAAACCGGTATTCAGGAGTTCAAAGACTATGTTTTACACTCGAAGCAGAACGCGGGAAGCTGA
- a CDS encoding sulfite exporter TauE/SafE family protein — translation MTAGLIATLIGIGIIAGLLSGTLGIGGAVVSYPMLLFFPSLLGVGNYPPHLVAGIVALQVMFSTLSGVIAQRKHKVVHPKLAMIMGITMLIASFAGGYGARYMSGDVVNIVYAVLATFAAILMFVPRRGTVESLPMEEIQFNKPIAFIAALLVGGAGGIAGLGGAFLLVPIMLQVLKIPTRVAIGSSLMITFLAALGSTSGKFLAGHISLLASLFVIVGSIAAAPIGVRLSRMMNVSVLRGVLSLLIVAATIKVWVQVLHL, via the coding sequence ATGACCGCTGGATTAATCGCCACCCTCATTGGTATTGGCATAATCGCAGGATTGTTGTCCGGAACACTCGGTATTGGCGGAGCTGTTGTAAGTTATCCGATGTTACTGTTTTTCCCTAGCCTTCTCGGGGTCGGAAACTATCCTCCGCACCTTGTTGCAGGTATCGTCGCACTACAAGTCATGTTTTCAACGCTGTCAGGCGTGATTGCCCAGCGAAAACACAAGGTAGTTCATCCCAAGCTGGCCATGATTATGGGGATTACCATGCTGATTGCCAGTTTTGCTGGAGGCTATGGAGCACGCTACATGTCAGGCGACGTTGTCAACATTGTCTACGCAGTATTGGCCACTTTTGCAGCCATACTAATGTTTGTGCCAAGGCGAGGCACGGTGGAAAGTCTGCCAATGGAGGAAATTCAGTTTAACAAGCCGATTGCTTTCATAGCAGCCCTGCTGGTGGGCGGAGCAGGTGGGATTGCGGGTTTAGGGGGAGCGTTTTTGCTGGTCCCAATCATGTTGCAGGTGCTTAAGATTCCAACCCGTGTTGCTATCGGATCATCTCTAATGATCACGTTTCTCGCAGCCCTTGGCTCAACATCCGGCAAGTTTCTCGCCGGGCACATCTCTTTGCTGGCCAGCCTGTTTGTGATTGTGGGCAGCATCGCGGCTGCTCCGATTGGGGTCAGACTGAGCCGCATGATGAATGTCTCCGTCCTCCGAGGGGTGCTAAGCCTGTTGATTGTAGCTGCCACGATAAAAGTGTGGGTCCAGGTACTGCATTTGTAA
- a CDS encoding DsrE/DsrF/DrsH-like family protein, translating into MSQKKSRVAMIASGEGLETAYKVLNVATAAAASDAEVTVFCTFDGLMIIHKNASELLKLSPSHEHLAEGFKKANIPPVSDMLEMAKESGVTFIACQMTMDAMQITRDDLIDGIDVGGAAAFLDFAFDADISVTF; encoded by the coding sequence ATGTCACAAAAGAAAAGTCGAGTCGCGATGATTGCTTCTGGTGAAGGACTTGAAACTGCCTACAAAGTTCTGAATGTTGCTACTGCAGCAGCAGCTAGTGACGCCGAAGTGACAGTGTTTTGTACGTTTGACGGTTTGATGATCATTCACAAAAACGCTTCAGAGTTGCTGAAACTGAGTCCCAGTCATGAACACTTGGCTGAAGGCTTTAAAAAGGCCAACATCCCGCCTGTGTCTGACATGTTGGAAATGGCGAAAGAATCCGGTGTCACGTTTATTGCTTGTCAAATGACGATGGATGCAATGCAAATTACGAGGGATGACCTGATTGACGGAATTGACGTGGGAGGCGCCGCTGCGTTTCTGGACTTTGCCTTTGACGCAGATATATCTGTCACTTTTTAA
- a CDS encoding sulfurtransferase TusA family protein — translation MTQSNYTVAKSVDCKGLACPMPVVRAKKEIRGLGNGDILEILATDPGSVKDIPAWANRVGHEFLETVDEDGLFRHYVKKSQKEEA, via the coding sequence TTGACACAGTCCAATTACACAGTCGCAAAGAGTGTCGATTGCAAAGGTTTAGCGTGCCCGATGCCGGTAGTTCGTGCGAAAAAAGAGATACGAGGACTGGGGAACGGTGACATTTTAGAGATATTAGCCACAGACCCCGGGTCTGTCAAGGATATTCCTGCATGGGCCAACCGGGTTGGTCACGAGTTCCTGGAGACAGTAGATGAGGACGGTCTCTTCAGACATTATGTGAAAAAATCGCAGAAGGAGGAGGCGTAG
- a CDS encoding molybdopterin-dependent oxidoreductase: protein MSIQEKHRELTKGFGHLRSHPEPADWDDWQELDAKVWPRRKVHHYELIPTVCFNCEAACGLLAYIDKETGEVRRLEGHPLHPASRGRNCAKGPATVSQMTNPERILHPMKRVGKRGEGNWERVSWEAALDDIAARIRKSILDGRKDEVVYHVGRPGEDEYTERVLKAWGLDANSTHTNVCSSGGRTGYAFWMGMDRPSPDYSNAKFILMMSSHLEAGHYFNPNAQRIIEAQQKGTKIAAVDTRLSNTASKADYWVSPYPGTEAALLLAIANELIRTDRFNHEFVRQWTNWREFLADRQYLQDLKRRQFLQAIPQTQTFEDFVDVIKQIYSHYTPEWAAEESGVPAQQLRDIADEIAKAGTAFASNIWRNAAAGHRGGWMISRSLMFLNVLMGAVGEEGSTIPNTWVKFVPARNTAPAPIREWNENHWPREYPLSYFEMSFMLPHILKKRKKRMEVYFTRVMNPVWTFPDGFSWIEMFQDEDKVGCHVTLSPVWSETAQFSDYVLPMGLATERHDLHSYETHAAQWIGFRQPVLRVAKQRRGEEIHDTRDANPGQVWEENEFWIELSWRIDPDGKLGIRQHFESPYRPGEKITVYEYYQWIFENAVPGLPEAAAAEDMTPMEYMQRYAAFEITKDVLAVHRRKLDDDVLQDADVRPEPPEGESMAGLEPGVWVDKPPHNANHAPMPGPFKNQQGQFRAGVMVDGHAVKGFPTPSGRLEFFSTTLRDWGWPEYAIPIYPRDKRERDEMIHIVSQVHHKSIDNDKGDYMLLPTFRLPTLIHSRTNGAKWLHETAHTNPVWINPIDARKLGVTTGDEVRITTEIGSLVDKVWVTEGIKPGVIAMSHHLGRWRLHETTGSDRWNSALVKMNEGTNGNWQIQQIHGPQPWKSTDPDTQRVWWTDGGVHQNIIFPVQPDPISGMMCWHQRIHIEKVSGGRHYGEIQVDTKKAYQAFEKWLQLTRPAPGPGGLYRPVWMLRPLKPHPDAYVMPEGTVGMRDVVE, encoded by the coding sequence TTGAGTATTCAGGAAAAGCATCGTGAATTGACAAAAGGTTTTGGTCACCTCAGGTCACACCCTGAGCCGGCGGATTGGGATGATTGGCAGGAACTGGACGCCAAGGTGTGGCCGCGCAGGAAAGTGCATCACTATGAGCTAATTCCGACAGTTTGTTTTAATTGCGAAGCAGCCTGCGGGTTGTTGGCGTATATCGATAAGGAAACAGGAGAAGTGAGAAGGCTGGAAGGGCACCCGCTGCACCCAGCCAGCCGCGGGCGCAATTGTGCCAAAGGGCCTGCCACTGTCAGCCAAATGACGAATCCGGAACGAATTCTCCATCCGATGAAACGTGTTGGTAAACGGGGAGAAGGCAACTGGGAACGGGTATCTTGGGAAGCGGCCCTGGACGATATTGCAGCCCGGATTCGCAAAAGCATTCTGGACGGGAGAAAGGATGAAGTCGTCTACCACGTGGGGCGGCCTGGAGAGGATGAATATACGGAACGAGTTTTGAAAGCATGGGGACTCGACGCGAATTCAACGCACACCAATGTGTGTTCATCAGGCGGGCGCACCGGCTATGCGTTCTGGATGGGAATGGACCGTCCGTCTCCGGACTACTCCAATGCAAAATTCATTCTTATGATGAGCTCTCATCTTGAAGCGGGCCATTATTTCAACCCAAATGCGCAGCGTATTATCGAGGCACAGCAGAAGGGAACGAAGATAGCGGCTGTGGATACGCGTTTGTCCAACACGGCGTCAAAGGCAGACTACTGGGTATCTCCATATCCGGGAACGGAAGCTGCTTTGTTGCTCGCGATTGCAAATGAGTTGATTCGAACAGATAGATTTAACCACGAGTTTGTGCGGCAGTGGACCAACTGGAGGGAATTCTTAGCGGATCGCCAGTATTTACAGGACTTAAAACGGCGCCAGTTCCTTCAGGCGATTCCACAGACGCAGACCTTCGAGGATTTCGTGGATGTCATAAAGCAGATCTACAGCCATTACACACCGGAGTGGGCAGCTGAGGAATCTGGGGTTCCTGCTCAGCAACTGCGCGACATCGCGGATGAAATTGCGAAAGCCGGAACTGCGTTCGCGAGTAACATTTGGCGCAATGCCGCGGCTGGGCACCGAGGCGGTTGGATGATATCGAGATCGCTCATGTTTCTGAACGTATTGATGGGTGCCGTGGGGGAAGAGGGAAGCACGATACCCAATACCTGGGTCAAATTCGTTCCGGCTCGGAACACTGCCCCGGCGCCAATCCGGGAGTGGAATGAAAACCATTGGCCGCGTGAGTATCCCCTGTCCTATTTCGAAATGAGCTTTATGCTGCCCCATATTTTGAAGAAGCGCAAAAAGCGGATGGAAGTCTACTTCACCCGCGTTATGAATCCGGTCTGGACATTCCCTGATGGATTCAGTTGGATTGAAATGTTTCAGGATGAAGACAAAGTCGGCTGTCACGTGACACTTTCTCCTGTTTGGTCGGAAACAGCCCAGTTCTCAGACTACGTATTACCCATGGGCCTGGCAACGGAGCGCCATGACCTGCACAGTTATGAGACCCATGCGGCCCAGTGGATTGGCTTTCGTCAGCCGGTGCTGCGGGTTGCAAAGCAACGGCGCGGCGAGGAGATTCATGATACTCGGGACGCGAATCCAGGTCAGGTGTGGGAGGAAAATGAGTTTTGGATTGAATTGTCCTGGCGCATCGACCCCGACGGAAAACTCGGCATCCGCCAGCACTTCGAATCACCTTACCGTCCCGGTGAGAAAATTACGGTTTATGAATACTATCAGTGGATTTTTGAAAATGCAGTTCCTGGTCTGCCGGAAGCTGCCGCGGCAGAAGACATGACTCCAATGGAGTACATGCAACGGTATGCAGCGTTCGAGATTACCAAGGATGTTCTGGCTGTACACAGACGTAAGTTAGACGATGATGTGTTGCAGGATGCCGACGTCAGGCCTGAGCCGCCGGAAGGCGAAAGCATGGCGGGTCTCGAGCCGGGAGTCTGGGTCGACAAGCCGCCGCATAACGCGAATCATGCGCCCATGCCAGGACCCTTTAAAAATCAGCAAGGCCAGTTTCGTGCCGGTGTCATGGTTGATGGGCATGCAGTCAAAGGATTTCCTACGCCTTCCGGGCGGTTGGAGTTTTTCTCAACCACTCTGCGCGATTGGGGCTGGCCGGAATACGCCATTCCTATCTATCCGAGGGACAAACGGGAACGGGATGAGATGATTCACATTGTCAGCCAGGTCCATCACAAGAGCATTGACAATGATAAGGGCGACTACATGCTGCTCCCAACGTTCCGTTTGCCTACTTTGATACACAGTCGGACGAATGGTGCGAAATGGCTCCACGAAACGGCTCATACCAATCCGGTGTGGATCAATCCCATTGACGCAAGGAAGTTGGGCGTTACGACGGGTGACGAGGTACGAATTACAACGGAAATCGGTTCTTTGGTTGACAAAGTATGGGTGACCGAAGGGATTAAACCAGGCGTCATCGCCATGTCTCACCACCTCGGTCGCTGGAGGCTTCATGAAACAACGGGCAGTGACAGGTGGAACTCCGCTTTAGTCAAGATGAACGAAGGTACAAATGGAAATTGGCAAATTCAGCAGATTCATGGGCCTCAGCCATGGAAGAGCACCGATCCAGATACACAGCGCGTCTGGTGGACAGACGGCGGTGTGCACCAGAACATTATCTTTCCCGTACAACCGGATCCTATCAGCGGTATGATGTGCTGGCATCAGCGAATTCACATCGAGAAGGTCAGCGGCGGCAGGCACTATGGAGAGATTCAAGTGGATACAAAGAAGGCCTATCAAGCTTTTGAGAAGTGGTTGCAATTGACTCGGCCTGCCCCAGGACCGGGGGGACTCTATCGACCGGTATGGATGCTTCGCCCGTTGAAGCCTCATCCGGATGCGTATGTGATGCCGGAGGGCACGGTCGGTATGCGGGATGTGGTTGAGTAA
- a CDS encoding 4Fe-4S dicluster domain-containing protein, giving the protein MVELDVVNSAATTDNEAPIRWGKVINQETCIGCHACSIACKMEHDVPLSVNRTYVKQVEVGTYPEVSRQFQITRCNQCDDAPCVPICPVTAMFKRDDGIVDFDRDVCIGCKACIAACPYDAIYINPDVGSAEKCNFCAHRIDQGLEPACVIVCPVEAIVVGNLNDPDSEVLQLISRNKAEVRKPEKGTNPKVFYVDASDYTLNPTRSEYTGMHYSAEEKEGYPVHSTKAAQPKHTVAAARLAYDVPHNSPWHWEVSTYTWTKSISSGVFIMFAILAFSGQALSPMWELASSVIGGFFLAVTGVLLIADLQHPMRFIRIFTRPQWKSWLVKGSFIIMAYSLVLLVQFILGIAGITSANIGVSIFGIVLGALTAMYTAFLLSQAKGRDLWQNPALPIHFVSQAALAGSAAYSILALFIPLSAAGVTIVHATLLASVVVHLGFVLSELMIPHTTEHARRAAKQMLAGKYKGFYWTGFIVGAALPTLFGIFVTSMALPAVAAILALVGLLAYEHAYVQAGQSVPLS; this is encoded by the coding sequence GTGGTAGAACTGGACGTTGTAAACTCCGCTGCAACCACAGACAACGAGGCCCCAATTCGATGGGGAAAAGTGATTAACCAAGAGACGTGTATTGGTTGTCACGCTTGTTCCATTGCTTGCAAGATGGAGCATGACGTACCGCTTAGTGTGAACCGCACTTATGTCAAACAGGTTGAAGTTGGAACCTATCCTGAAGTGAGCAGGCAATTCCAAATCACTCGTTGCAATCAGTGTGACGATGCCCCGTGTGTTCCCATTTGTCCCGTGACAGCAATGTTTAAACGAGACGATGGGATTGTTGATTTTGACAGGGATGTATGCATTGGTTGCAAAGCATGTATCGCTGCATGTCCTTATGACGCCATTTATATTAATCCTGACGTCGGCAGTGCTGAAAAGTGTAACTTTTGTGCACATCGCATCGACCAGGGCTTGGAACCAGCCTGTGTCATTGTGTGCCCGGTTGAAGCCATTGTTGTCGGGAATCTAAATGACCCGGACAGCGAAGTGCTGCAGCTTATCAGTCGTAATAAAGCAGAGGTGCGCAAACCGGAAAAAGGTACAAATCCAAAGGTCTTTTATGTGGATGCTAGTGACTATACTTTGAATCCGACGAGATCGGAATACACAGGCATGCACTACTCTGCAGAAGAAAAGGAAGGCTATCCGGTTCATTCCACCAAAGCTGCACAACCGAAGCATACCGTGGCCGCAGCGCGCTTGGCCTACGATGTACCGCACAATTCCCCTTGGCATTGGGAAGTCTCAACCTACACCTGGACGAAATCGATTTCCTCGGGTGTGTTTATCATGTTTGCCATTCTCGCGTTTTCAGGGCAGGCGCTTTCGCCAATGTGGGAACTTGCGTCATCTGTCATAGGCGGCTTCTTCCTGGCTGTTACAGGCGTTTTGCTAATTGCTGACTTGCAGCATCCAATGAGATTTATCCGAATTTTCACGAGACCGCAGTGGAAATCCTGGTTGGTCAAGGGCTCGTTCATTATTATGGCCTACAGCTTGGTCTTATTGGTCCAGTTTATTCTGGGAATTGCCGGTATCACCTCAGCCAACATTGGCGTCTCTATTTTCGGGATTGTACTGGGTGCACTGACAGCCATGTACACTGCATTTTTGCTGTCTCAGGCCAAGGGACGTGACCTTTGGCAGAATCCCGCTCTCCCCATTCATTTCGTTTCGCAGGCAGCCCTTGCCGGCTCCGCAGCATACTCTATTCTCGCCCTGTTTATCCCGCTGTCTGCTGCTGGTGTCACCATTGTGCATGCCACATTGCTTGCGTCTGTGGTCGTACACTTGGGCTTTGTTCTCAGTGAACTGATGATACCTCATACGACTGAGCACGCGAGACGGGCCGCCAAGCAGATGCTTGCAGGCAAGTATAAGGGATTCTATTGGACTGGATTTATTGTTGGAGCGGCGTTGCCCACACTGTTCGGAATATTTGTGACATCCATGGCTTTGCCGGCGGTTGCAGCAATTTTGGCCTTAGTTGGATTGCTGGCTTACGAACATGCGTACGTGCAGGCAGGGCAATCTGTACCGCTCAGTTAA
- a CDS encoding MFS transporter: MEQRMEQRIQSLRIATGWLTLFMVGTDLFVVSPLLPSISKQFSVTPGEAGWMVAAFSTMYAVSAPWLGTLSDWFGKRKTIVIGLLGFSVANVLTSLAPSFALLIMSRVLAGLCAAAVTPSIYAITGDVAPAERRGGWLAIVGSGLLMALWTGAPIGTLVSQVTGWKVIFAGLAVISLALVLFNQRIWPASKRKPRQPSLSKSTTGGTLRNVLGDVIIMSFWGTAVYGLYTYLGTGLRLFSHFSPGLIAVALIVYGVGATIGSLSGGRLSDRWGAGRVSTISLVGLGLLLGLAALLFHSRVWLFPLLLLWAFAGYAFFPAFQSWLAQRFSERRGMAMAWNNSALYAGITLGSLLGGWVITKWTFSVLPLICAVIALTGGLLIFVRRKDTVTTELPSSHE, from the coding sequence ATGGAACAAAGGATGGAACAAAGGATTCAGAGTTTGAGGATTGCAACCGGGTGGTTGACACTCTTTATGGTTGGAACCGATTTGTTTGTTGTTTCACCCTTGTTACCTTCAATCTCCAAACAGTTTTCTGTCACCCCTGGTGAAGCTGGTTGGATGGTTGCGGCTTTTTCCACCATGTATGCGGTGAGTGCCCCATGGTTGGGTACTTTATCCGATTGGTTCGGAAAACGAAAGACGATTGTTATTGGGTTGCTGGGCTTCTCCGTAGCGAATGTACTCACGAGTTTAGCTCCGTCATTTGCATTGCTTATTATGAGTCGCGTCTTAGCTGGACTATGCGCAGCTGCCGTCACACCTTCCATTTATGCAATTACAGGAGATGTGGCTCCGGCAGAGCGCCGGGGAGGGTGGCTCGCCATCGTCGGTTCTGGCCTGCTGATGGCGCTCTGGACAGGGGCCCCCATTGGAACGCTCGTTTCTCAGGTCACCGGATGGAAAGTCATCTTTGCAGGCTTGGCGGTCATCAGTCTGGCACTGGTTTTGTTCAATCAAAGAATCTGGCCAGCGAGCAAACGCAAGCCAAGACAACCATCCCTCTCAAAAAGTACAACTGGCGGAACACTGCGAAATGTCTTAGGTGACGTAATTATCATGTCATTTTGGGGGACAGCCGTATACGGGTTATACACATACTTGGGGACGGGGTTGCGACTCTTCTCTCACTTTTCACCTGGGTTGATTGCAGTTGCCCTCATCGTATACGGCGTTGGTGCGACGATAGGTAGTTTGTCCGGAGGTCGTCTCTCAGACCGATGGGGTGCAGGACGAGTTTCGACCATCAGTTTAGTTGGCCTTGGACTCTTGCTCGGGTTGGCAGCACTGCTATTTCATTCGAGGGTATGGTTATTTCCACTTCTTCTCTTATGGGCATTTGCCGGGTATGCATTCTTTCCTGCATTTCAGTCCTGGCTAGCGCAACGCTTCTCAGAACGACGAGGTATGGCAATGGCCTGGAACAACTCGGCCCTTTATGCTGGAATTACACTGGGGTCCCTGCTTGGCGGTTGGGTCATTACAAAATGGACTTTCAGTGTACTTCCACTCATTTGCGCTGTCATTGCATTAACGGGCGGGTTGCTCATCTTTGTCAGAAGGAAGGACACTGTGACAACTGAGCTTCCATCTTCTCATGAATAG